From one Brachypodium distachyon strain Bd21 chromosome 4, Brachypodium_distachyon_v3.0, whole genome shotgun sequence genomic stretch:
- the LOC100842695 gene encoding uncharacterized protein LOC100842695 gives MDDGGDVRLARKKGKRKMAPSSAAATEAEGGRGRGRDRFQSLWRDYHDLLQGTEAKKRRLESMNRQNLGLLTQVKFLRKKYSAFVKDDPQQTHHRLKHKKARHIPSPLGSNSASVFAYPGETGEGTSTSKNTNLDLNQDSAMDDERADCQGYQHHSDVDELNQTGVNEDMMTTDVNLLACRDTGNQPVMLRGQ, from the exons ATGGATGACGGCGGGGATGTGCGGCTGGCcaggaagaagggcaagagGAAGATGGCcccgtcgtcggcggcggcgacggaggccgAGGGCGGCCGGGGCAGGGGCAGGGACAGGTTCCAGTCGCTATGGCGGGACTACCACGATTTGCTTCAG GGAACCGAGGCTAAGAAGAGGAGGCTAGAGAGCATGAACCGGCAGAACCTTGGACTGCTCACTCAAGTCAA ATTCCTGCGGAAGAAGTACAGTGCATTTGTGAAGGATGATCCGCAGCAAACACATCACAGGCTAAAGCATAAGAAAGCTCGGCATATTCCATCTCCTCTAGGAAGTAATTCCGCGTCGGTGTTTGCCTACCCTGGAGAGACTGGTGAAGGGACATCCACAAGCAAGAACACAAATTTGGACTTGAATCAAGATTCCGCAATG GATGATGAGAGAGCTGATTGCCAGGGTTACCAGCACCATTCAGATGTTGATGAGCTTAATCAGACAGGGGTAAATGAAGACATGATGACAACAGATGTCAACTTACTAGCCTGTAGGGATACAGGAAACCAGCCAGTGATGTTAAGAGGGCAATAG